The Chiloscyllium punctatum isolate Juve2018m chromosome 12, sChiPun1.3, whole genome shotgun sequence genome includes a region encoding these proteins:
- the LOC140483538 gene encoding cytochrome b-c1 complex subunit 1, mitochondrial-like, with the protein MAVPGVFRAGCALLRAGAPNLLRAKRFQSAVSYAQTVSNIPETKLSTLDNGLRVATEESDQPTCTVGVWIDVGSRYENEKNNGVSNFLEHVVLKGTKKHPQHVLENEVESLGAHLNAYTSREQTAYYMKSLATDLPKAVEILGDLVQNSSLSEPELEQGRKLILREMQEMENNLDEVVFDYLHVTAFQGTPLAFPVVGPTENVKSLSRSSLEEFMNNHYKAPRIVVAASGGVQHDEVLRLVREHFGGVSFKYENDTIPMLAPCRFTGSQILVRDDAMPLAHIALAVEGVGSSNPDVVPLLIASTLIGNWDRTYGGGANQSSRLAQISVENKLGHSFQSFNTCYSDTGLWGIYLVCDGMSIEDMLHFAQGEWMRLCTSVTESEVTRAKNALKTRLIAQLDGTTPTCADIGRQILSYGRRISLAEWNARIDDVDALKLREVCTRYIYDKCPAVAAVGPIEQLPDYNRIRSAMYWLRL; encoded by the exons ATGGCGGTGCCGGGTGTTTTCCGAGCGGGCTGTGCGCTCCTCCGGGCTGGTGCG cCGAATCTGCTAAGAGCAAAGCGATTTCAGAGTGCAGTGTCTTACGCTCAAACCGTCAGCAACATTCCCGAAACAAAGCTGTCAACATTGGACAATGGGCTCCGCGTGGCCACAGAAGAATCTGATCAGCCGACATGCACT GTCGGCGTGTGGATCGATGTTGGCAGCAGGTACGAGAATGAGAAAAACAATGGAGTTTCAAACTTCTTGGAGCACGTAGTCTTGAAG GGAACGAAGAAACATCCGCAACATGTTTTGGAGAATGAGGTGGAGAGCCTTGGGGCTCATCTGAATGCATACACTTCTCGTGAGCAGACTGCCTACTACATGAAATCATTGGCTACGGATTTACCAAAAG CTGTGGAAATCCTTGGTGACCTGGTACAGAACAGCTCACTATCAGAACCAGAGCTGGAACAAGGACGGAAGCTAATCCTACGGGAGATGCAGGAGATGGAGAATAACCTGGATGAGGTGGTGTTTGATTATCTTCATGTCACTGCCTTTCAGGGAACACCCCTCGCCTTCCCTGTGGTGGGGCCCACTGAGAATGTCAA GTCATTGAGTCGCAGCAGCCTCGAAGAGTTCATGAACAATCATTACAAAGCTCCGAGAATAGTCGTGGCTGCATCAGGAG GTGTTCAGCATGATGAGGTGCTGAGGCTGGTCCGTGAGCATTTTGGTGGTGTTTCCTTCAAATACGAGAATGATACGATCCCAATGCTGGCCCCATGTCGCTTCACAGGAAGTCAG ATTCTTGTGAGAGATGATGCTATGCCATTAGCACACATTGCGCTTGCTGTGGAGGGAGTTGGATCATCTAATCCTGATGTGGTTCCTCTCTTGATTGCCAGTACATTGATTGGAAACTGGGATCGCACCTACGGGGGAGGAGCG AACCAATCAAGTCGCCTGGCCCAGATTTCTGTTGAGAATAAGCTGGGTCACAGTTTCCAATCCTTCAATACATGTTACTCCGACACAGGCCTTTGGGGGATATACTTGGTCTGTGATGGAATGAGCATTGAAGACATGCTGCACTTTGCCCAGGGAGAATG GATGCGCCTTTGCaccagtgtgactgagagtgaggtgACCAGAGCCAAGAACGCACTGAAGACCCGTTTGATTGCTCAGTTGGATG GTACGACACCAACATGTGCAGATATCGGGAGGCAAATCCTTAGTTACGGCCGACGTATCTCACTGGCAGAATGGAATGCCAGGATTGAT